The following proteins come from a genomic window of bacterium:
- the recO gene encoding DNA repair protein RecO, whose amino-acid sequence MNQKTQAILLRSYKYGESSRVAVFITPCLGKIKAVLKGVEKLKSRYSKLQVFGLYDVELKRVKDRELDTVSSLEVINNFSGIMKRSETYAVATTVIEITAMITSFENDETSIFRELCFVLDRLSQNKEGESPVRYLVIYALRSMYLAGFVGLFSECGACGDKTGPFFITPSGDIRCNKCAPTGKKVFISRSLAMAMDEIVRGGIGENAYLSAKNAELRKISPVVRLLLDFVLPKPLKSLDFLASILKKRKKFG is encoded by the coding sequence ATGAACCAGAAAACACAGGCTATTTTATTGAGGTCTTATAAATATGGGGAATCCAGCAGGGTCGCTGTGTTTATTACCCCCTGCCTGGGCAAGATAAAAGCCGTATTGAAAGGAGTTGAAAAATTAAAAAGCAGATATTCGAAACTCCAGGTTTTCGGTTTATATGATGTTGAGTTAAAAAGGGTGAAAGACCGGGAATTGGACACGGTATCTTCTCTTGAGGTGATAAATAATTTTTCCGGTATAATGAAAAGATCCGAGACCTATGCTGTGGCGACGACTGTTATTGAGATAACGGCCATGATAACAAGTTTTGAGAATGACGAAACATCTATATTCAGGGAACTGTGTTTTGTGCTGGACAGGTTGTCTCAGAATAAAGAGGGAGAGAGCCCTGTAAGGTATCTGGTCATATATGCATTAAGGTCAATGTATCTGGCAGGTTTTGTCGGGTTATTTTCGGAGTGCGGCGCCTGCGGGGATAAAACGGGGCCTTTTTTCATAACGCCTTCGGGTGATATAAGATGTAATAAGTGCGCGCCAACCGGCAAAAAAGTGTTTATCAGCCGCAGCCTTGCCATGGCGATGGATGAAATAGTGCGCGGGGGCATAGGTGAAAATGCGTACTTATCCGCGAAAAATGCCGAACTTCGCAAAATTTCTCCCGTTGTACGGTTATTGCTTGACTTTGTTCTGCCCAAACCGTTAAAATCTCTTGATTTTTTAGCCTCCATTTTAAAAAAAAGAAAAAAATTCGGATAA
- a CDS encoding glycine--tRNA ligase, with protein MKKNTNDKMSKLVSLCKRRGYVFQSSEIYGGLNSCWDYGPLGSELKRNIKDFWWKSMVYERDDIEGIDSSILMHPRIWEASGHVEHFTDPLVDCKKCKMRFRADEMNSEKCPSCGGELTRPRSFNLMFKTFMGPVEDSANVIYMRPETAQGIYVNFLNVLNSSRKKIPFGIAQIGKAFRNEITPGNFIFRTREFEQMEMQYFVEPGGSMQIMEQWKEIRYQWYLRLGINPEKLRFHEHDEKELAHYAKKAFDIQYEFPFGWSELEGIHHRADYDLKKHTEFSGKDLTYYDDEKKIRYIPNIIETSAGCDRTLLTCLIDAFHEEEERIVLKLSPRIAPIKAAILPLVNRDGMDEFAGKIYDRLKSKLKVFYDDGGSIGRRYRRMDEAGTPFCFTVDSQTLKDNTVTLRERDSMQQTRIPESDIEVELRKRIENI; from the coding sequence ATGAAAAAAAATACCAATGACAAAATGTCTAAACTTGTCTCCTTATGCAAAAGGAGAGGATATGTATTCCAGTCATCGGAAATTTACGGCGGTTTGAACAGCTGCTGGGATTACGGTCCTCTGGGAAGCGAATTGAAAAGGAATATAAAAGATTTCTGGTGGAAGTCGATGGTATATGAGCGCGATGATATCGAGGGGATAGATTCAAGCATACTTATGCATCCCAGGATATGGGAGGCTTCCGGACATGTAGAACATTTCACAGATCCTCTTGTAGACTGTAAAAAATGTAAGATGCGTTTCAGGGCTGATGAGATGAATTCTGAAAAATGCCCTTCCTGCGGCGGAGAACTTACCCGGCCGAGAAGTTTTAATCTTATGTTTAAAACGTTTATGGGGCCCGTGGAAGACAGCGCAAATGTTATTTATATGCGGCCTGAAACTGCGCAGGGTATTTATGTAAATTTTCTTAACGTTTTAAACTCTTCGCGAAAAAAAATACCTTTCGGCATTGCGCAGATAGGAAAGGCTTTCAGGAACGAGATAACACCCGGCAATTTTATTTTCAGGACCAGAGAATTCGAACAGATGGAAATGCAGTATTTTGTTGAACCCGGGGGTTCGATGCAGATTATGGAACAATGGAAGGAAATCAGGTATCAGTGGTATCTGCGCCTCGGCATTAACCCCGAAAAACTCAGGTTCCACGAGCATGATGAAAAAGAACTGGCTCATTATGCGAAAAAGGCGTTTGATATCCAGTATGAATTTCCGTTCGGATGGTCGGAACTTGAAGGGATACATCACCGCGCAGATTACGACCTCAAAAAGCATACGGAATTTTCCGGAAAAGATCTTACATATTATGACGATGAAAAGAAAATAAGGTATATACCGAACATTATTGAGACTTCGGCGGGCTGTGACAGGACACTCTTGACATGCCTTATAGACGCTTTCCATGAAGAGGAAGAGAGAATAGTTCTGAAATTATCGCCGAGGATAGCTCCTATCAAGGCCGCTATACTGCCTCTTGTTAACAGGGACGGAATGGATGAATTTGCCGGTAAGATATACGACAGGCTTAAGAGCAAGTTGAAAGTTTTTTATGATGACGGAGGTTCAATAGGGAGACGTTACAGGAGAATGGATGAAGCCGGCACCCCTTTCTGTTTTACCGTGGATTCCCAGACCCTTAAAGATAATACCGTTACGCTCCGCGAGAGAGATTCTATGCAGCAGACAAGGATACCGGAAAGCGATATCGAAGTTGAATTGAGAAAAAGAATAGAAAATATCTAA
- a CDS encoding hemolysin family protein, with product MTTSVIIEIIVLVVLIFLSAFFSGVETALTSMTKLRIKQLLGKENKKAEVINIWIKKSDKLLITLLVGNNIANIGAASMGALVVNNLFSHSSMGRAIAISWFTVTFLILTFGEIIPKSVARKHAEGISIFCLPYLHAISIMLTPVNKIFMFIVRIFMRIIGSDYQVVASKITEEEIKTFVDVGEKEGVILRDEKELIHSIFEFGDKIVREIMTPRVDIIAVSEDDSIETAKNIVKKTLFSKIPVYGKDMDDMKGIFYAKDLIAAKPSENFQGDLRLTDIMRDVLFVPETKRISALMKEMQKKKVHIAIVLDEYGGTAGLITLEDVIEEIVGEIQDEYDTDENYYTEINENEYIFDAKMSIDEVNEYLSNGVKLPESENYDTIGGFIITHLGKIPRKGEKITMVNFSMEIVDADDKSVKKVKVTGKKEE from the coding sequence ATGACGACAAGCGTAATTATCGAAATAATTGTACTGGTTGTGCTGATTTTCCTTTCAGCTTTTTTTTCGGGTGTCGAGACAGCGTTGACTTCGATGACAAAACTCAGGATAAAGCAGCTGCTCGGCAAAGAGAATAAAAAAGCCGAAGTGATAAACATCTGGATAAAAAAATCCGATAAACTTCTGATTACCTTACTGGTAGGCAATAACATAGCGAATATCGGAGCCGCTTCAATGGGAGCTCTTGTGGTGAACAATTTATTCAGCCACTCTTCCATGGGCAGGGCAATCGCCATTTCATGGTTTACCGTAACCTTCCTTATACTGACTTTCGGAGAAATTATCCCGAAATCAGTTGCGAGAAAACATGCCGAAGGAATTTCGATATTCTGCCTGCCCTACCTTCATGCGATATCTATAATGCTGACGCCCGTGAATAAGATATTCATGTTTATAGTAAGGATATTCATGAGGATAATAGGTTCTGATTATCAGGTCGTTGCTTCAAAAATTACTGAAGAGGAGATAAAGACATTTGTTGATGTCGGGGAAAAGGAAGGTGTCATTCTCCGCGACGAAAAAGAGCTGATACATTCGATTTTCGAATTCGGGGATAAGATAGTCAGGGAAATTATGACGCCCCGTGTTGATATAATCGCCGTTTCCGAAGATGATTCCATAGAAACCGCAAAAAATATTGTTAAAAAGACGCTGTTTTCCAAAATTCCGGTTTACGGGAAAGATATGGACGATATGAAAGGAATTTTTTACGCTAAAGATCTGATAGCCGCGAAACCATCGGAAAATTTTCAGGGAGACCTGAGACTTACGGATATTATGCGGGACGTTTTATTTGTTCCCGAAACCAAGAGAATTTCGGCGTTAATGAAGGAAATGCAGAAAAAGAAAGTTCATATTGCCATAGTGCTGGACGAATATGGCGGAACGGCAGGGCTTATAACGCTTGAAGACGTTATCGAAGAGATAGTGGGAGAGATACAGGATGAATATGATACGGATGAGAATTATTATACAGAAATAAATGAGAATGAGTATATTTTCGATGCGAAAATGTCCATAGACGAAGTAAATGAATATTTGTCCAACGGCGTTAAGCTGCCTGAAAGTGAAAACTACGATACCATAGGCGGTTTTATAATAACCCATCTGGGAAAAATTCCCAGGAAAGGCGAAAAGATAACTATGGTAAACTTTTCCATGGAAATCGTCGATGCCGATGACAAATCTGTAAAGAAGGTTAAAGTTACGGGCAAGAAGGAAGAATAA
- a CDS encoding DUF502 domain-containing protein: MLKRVRGYFFTGLLVLFPVLGTAGVIYWLFIFITNFLVKPLSHYIPSDKQIFVRSASLIVAFILVVFIGFLAKMVFVRKISKPFENLLIRIPLINKIYKTFKQISLALWESQATILRQVVLIEYPRKGIWSVGFTTSCVKSRASEILKGDYIGLFVPTTPNPTSGLFIIVARKDVIFTSISIEDGLKLVVSAGTIEPYEMKKIG; encoded by the coding sequence ATGTTAAAAAGAGTTAGAGGGTATTTTTTTACCGGGCTTCTGGTTCTTTTTCCTGTTTTGGGCACGGCCGGAGTTATTTACTGGCTGTTTATCTTTATAACCAATTTTCTTGTAAAGCCGCTGAGCCATTATATCCCTTCTGATAAACAGATATTTGTCAGGTCGGCCAGCCTTATTGTAGCTTTCATTCTTGTGGTTTTTATCGGTTTTCTGGCCAAGATGGTATTTGTGCGAAAAATTTCAAAGCCGTTTGAAAACCTGCTTATACGGATTCCGCTTATAAATAAAATATACAAAACATTTAAACAGATATCACTGGCCCTGTGGGAGAGCCAGGCCACTATCCTCAGGCAGGTGGTTTTGATTGAGTATCCGCGCAAAGGCATCTGGTCGGTAGGTTTTACCACATCTTGCGTCAAAAGCAGGGCAAGCGAAATACTTAAAGGTGATTATATCGGATTATTTGTGCCGACCACACCCAATCCGACTTCAGGTTTGTTTATCATTGTGGCAAGAAAAGATGTTATATTCACTTCAATCAGCATTGAAGACGGCTTAAAGCTTGTTGTGTCGGCGGGTACGATTGAGCCCTACGAAATGAAGAAAATTGGATAG